The following are from one region of the Hymenobacter sp. YIM 151858-1 genome:
- a CDS encoding DUF2059 domain-containing protein: protein MKQVIILAAGLLLAAPAALAQTTAPATGSTATASVSAGQRKAAEELMLAMQMEKNTNAALDQMLVAQMAQRPELKPVEPEMRSFLTKYMGWASLKEDMVQLYAKEFSEKELKDLTKFYSSSTGQKFIGKQSALMVAGMELSQRRMQENLPELQRSIEAKMKTTEQ, encoded by the coding sequence ATGAAACAGGTAATCATCCTTGCCGCTGGCTTGCTGCTGGCCGCGCCGGCCGCACTGGCCCAAACCACGGCCCCGGCCACCGGCAGCACCGCTACGGCGTCTGTTTCGGCTGGGCAGCGCAAAGCCGCCGAAGAGCTGATGCTGGCGATGCAAATGGAGAAAAACACCAACGCGGCCCTCGATCAAATGCTGGTGGCCCAAATGGCGCAACGCCCCGAGCTAAAGCCCGTGGAACCCGAAATGCGCAGCTTCCTCACGAAGTACATGGGCTGGGCCTCGCTGAAGGAAGATATGGTGCAGCTCTACGCCAAGGAGTTCAGCGAGAAAGAGCTGAAAGACCTGACCAAATTTTACAGCTCCTCAACGGGGCAGAAATTCATCGGCAAGCAAAGCGCCCTGATGGTGGCCGGCATGGAGCTGAGCCAGCGCCGCATGCAGGAAAACCTGCCCGAGCTGCAACGCAGCATCGAGGCTAAAATGAAAACTACCGAGCAGTAA
- a CDS encoding acyltransferase family protein, which translates to MQSTTQAALDTTHTQPLAEASQPGRLVSLDVFRGITVMAMILVNNPGDWGHIYAPLEHAAWHGCTPTDLIFPFFLFIVGVSLVYALDGLKRQGGPLGATMLRVVRRGAVLFALGLLLALFPKFEFATVRIPGVLQRIGLVFIFSSAVFLYTGRRTQLGLLAGILVLYNVLLQLVPAPGLGAATLLPGHDLGAWLDRTLLSEAHLWKSSKTWDPEGLLSTLPAVGTGLLGVLTAQWLRRREVPPAEKVAWLFVHGALLIVLGLIWNGWFPINKSLWTSSYVLYTGGIAISALAVLYWLCDVQGWRGWIKPFLVYGVNAITVFFLSGLIPRILGLIKQPLPGSGKAVGLKEWLYQTVFVPAFEVPENASLAGAVTLILIWLGILWWMYHKRIIIKV; encoded by the coding sequence ATGCAAAGCACCACCCAAGCCGCCCTCGATACCACCCATACCCAGCCGCTGGCCGAGGCCTCGCAGCCGGGCCGGTTGGTATCGCTCGATGTATTCCGGGGCATTACCGTAATGGCGATGATCCTGGTGAACAACCCCGGCGACTGGGGCCACATCTACGCGCCGCTCGAGCACGCGGCCTGGCACGGCTGCACGCCCACCGACCTGATTTTCCCGTTTTTCCTGTTCATCGTGGGGGTGTCGTTGGTGTACGCCCTCGATGGCCTGAAGCGCCAGGGCGGGCCGCTGGGCGCTACCATGCTGCGGGTGGTGCGGCGCGGCGCGGTGCTGTTTGCCCTGGGGCTATTGTTGGCGTTGTTCCCGAAGTTTGAGTTTGCCACGGTGCGCATTCCGGGCGTGCTGCAACGCATCGGGCTGGTGTTCATTTTCAGCAGCGCCGTTTTTCTGTACACCGGGCGGCGCACGCAGCTGGGGCTGCTGGCCGGTATTCTGGTGCTCTACAACGTACTGCTGCAGCTGGTGCCCGCGCCCGGCCTGGGTGCCGCCACCCTGCTGCCCGGCCACGACCTAGGCGCCTGGCTCGACCGCACCCTGCTCTCGGAAGCCCACCTCTGGAAATCAAGCAAAACCTGGGACCCCGAAGGCCTGCTGAGCACGCTGCCCGCCGTGGGCACCGGTTTGCTGGGCGTGCTCACGGCCCAGTGGCTGCGCCGGCGCGAGGTGCCGCCCGCCGAAAAAGTGGCCTGGCTGTTTGTGCACGGTGCCCTGCTCATCGTGCTCGGGCTGATCTGGAACGGCTGGTTTCCCATCAACAAAAGCCTCTGGACGAGCTCCTACGTGCTGTACACCGGCGGCATTGCCATCAGCGCGTTGGCCGTGCTGTACTGGCTGTGCGACGTGCAGGGCTGGCGCGGCTGGATCAAGCCGTTTCTGGTGTACGGCGTCAATGCCATTACCGTGTTCTTTTTGTCGGGGCTGATACCGCGCATCCTGGGCCTCATCAAGCAGCCTTTGCCCGGCAGCGGCAAAGCGGTGGGCCTGAAGGAGTGGCTGTACCAAACCGTGTTCGTGCCCGCATTCGAGGTGCCCGAAAACGCCTCGCTGGCCGGCGCCGTTACGCTCATCCTCATTTGGCTGGGCATTTTGTGGTGGATGTACCACAAGCGCATCATCATCAAGGTCTGA